Proteins from a genomic interval of Pantoea deleyi:
- a CDS encoding phage holin family protein — MTDSQQNHGPAKGVINIGQRIVTTLVGMVETRVRLAVVELEQEKANLIQLLLMVGLTMLFTAFGLMSLMVLIIWAVDAQYRLMAIGITTGTLFLLAVIFGLWTLHKTRQSTLLRHTRKELETDRKLLEEQR, encoded by the coding sequence ATGACTGACTCACAGCAGAACCACGGCCCGGCGAAAGGGGTCATTAACATCGGTCAGCGCATTGTGACCACGCTGGTGGGTATGGTTGAGACGCGTGTCCGTCTGGCAGTGGTGGAACTGGAACAGGAAAAAGCAAACCTGATACAGCTGCTGTTGATGGTAGGCCTGACCATGCTGTTCACGGCATTTGGTCTGATGAGCCTGATGGTGCTGATCATCTGGGCGGTAGACGCACAGTACCGCCTGATGGCGATTGGCATCACCACCGGCACGCTGTTCCTGCTGGCGGTTATCTTCGGACTCTGGACGCTTCACAAAACACGTCAGTCCACGCTGCTGCGCCACACGCGCAAAGAGCTGGAAACCG
- a CDS encoding DUF883 family protein codes for MSKDTSSEHLRAELKNLADTLEEVLSSGTEKSKGELDKLRNKARVALDSSRERLGESGERIAATTREAAQKAEGYVRENPWHGVGIGAAIGVALGMLISRR; via the coding sequence ATGTCTAAAGACACATCATCGGAACATTTGCGTGCTGAGCTGAAAAACCTGGCGGATACCCTGGAAGAAGTGCTGAGCAGCGGTACTGAAAAATCCAAAGGCGAGCTGGATAAACTGCGTAACAAGGCGCGTGTGGCGCTGGACAGTTCGCGCGAGCGTCTGGGCGAATCAGGTGAGCGCATTGCGGCGACTACCCGTGAAGCGGCGCAGAAAGCCGAAGGCTACGTGCGTGAAAATCCCTGGCATGGTGTGGGCATCGGTGCAGCGATTGGCGTCGCACTGGGCATGCTCATTTCGCGTCGTTAA